In Candidatus Manganitrophus morganii, the genomic window TGATCTTCTCCCAGAAGGGGGTCATCTGAACGACCATGTCTTTGATCACCGGCATGTTCGCCATCGGTCCGACCTCGATTTTCCCATGGTGTTCGAGCTCTTCTTTGAGGGGGAGCTTGCAGGCGAGCTTTTGGCTTCCATTGACCTGCATCAGGCAGGAGCCGCAGATCGCCGCCCGGCAGGAGGCGCGGAAGGTGAGGGTGCCGTCGGTCTCGGCCTTGATCTTTAAGAGGGCGGTCAGCAGGGTCATCCCCCGGCTGGCCTCGACGAAGTAGTCCTTTTTGTAAGGCTTCGGATCGACGTCGGGGTTAAATTTTTGGACCGTCAGTTTAACGCGCATTCTACTCGATGATATTAATGATTGCGTGATTGCCGGTGAATCGGTGAGACAGGAGATTAAAACAAAGGGGAGAAAATGATCATGGTTATCCGACTTCCGCCGGATCTCTCACCCAGTAACGCTCAAATTCAGCCAGATGGGTCAATGTGGAGAAATCTTTCATCCGGTCGAGATAAACCTTTCCGTTTAAGTGGTCGATTTCATGCTGGAGGACAATGGCGAGGAAGCCCTCGGCTTCCATTTCGACCGGCTGCATGTCGCGATTGAATGCCTTCAAGCCGACCCGCGCCGAGCGAAGCACTTTGCCCCGAAGGTTTTCCACGCTCAAGCAGCCTTCCCATCCTTCAACTTTCTCTTCGGACAGATGCGTAAAGGTCGGGTTGAGAAGGATCAAAAGTGAAAGATCGGGGGCAGCCGGATAACGAGGGTTGGCATTGGCTTCGATGACGACAATCTGTTTCGATTCGAAGACCTGCGGCGCGGCCAGTCCGACGCCGTCGAGTTTCCGCATCGTTTCGACCATATCCTCAAGAAAATTTTGGAAGTTCGGATCTTGACAATCGGCCGGGGTTACGGGCGCTGCGACCCTCCGAAGGATGGGGTTTCCCAGTTTGGCGACTTTTAAAATAGACATATTTTTTCCCGTAGTTTCCGTAATTTATAGCATAACCGATCTCTTTTTGCAACCTGCCCGAACGGCTGAACGGATCGACATTCTTTGTGCATTTGAGTTGAGAA contains:
- the def gene encoding peptide deformylase; this encodes MSILKVAKLGNPILRRVAAPVTPADCQDPNFQNFLEDMVETMRKLDGVGLAAPQVFESKQIVVIEANANPRYPAAPDLSLLILLNPTFTHLSEEKVEGWEGCLSVENLRGKVLRSARVGLKAFNRDMQPVEMEAEGFLAIVLQHEIDHLNGKVYLDRMKDFSTLTHLAEFERYWVRDPAEVG